From Saccopteryx leptura isolate mSacLep1 chromosome 3, mSacLep1_pri_phased_curated, whole genome shotgun sequence, one genomic window encodes:
- the GPR4 gene encoding G-protein coupled receptor 4, producing MLRMGNRTGEGCHVDSRMDHLFPPSLYIFVIGVGLPTNCLALWAAYRQVRQRNELGVYLMNLSIADLLYICTLPLWVDYFLHHDNWIHGPGSCKLFGFIFYTNIYISIAFLCCISVDRYLAVAHPLRFARLRRVKTAVAVSSVVWATELGANSAPLFHDELFRDRYNHTFCFEKFPMEGWVAWMNLYRVFVGFLFPWALMLLSYRGILRAVRGSVSTERQEKAKIKRLALSLIAIVLFCFAPYHVLLLSRSAVYLGRPWDCGFEESVFSAYHSSLAFTSLNCVADPILYCLVNEGARSDVAKALHHLLHFLASDKPQEMANASITLDTPLTSKRNSTAKAVVAGWVAAPPSQEDQVQLKMLPLAQ from the coding sequence ATGCTGAGAATGGGCAATCGCACAGGGGAAGGCTGTCACGTGGACTCACGCATGGACCACCTCTTCCCGCCTTCCCTCTACATCTTCGTCATTGGCGTGGGGCTTCCCACCAACTGCCTGGCTCTGTGGGCCGCCTACCGCCAGGTACGGCAACGCAACGAGCTGGGCGTGTACCTGATGAACCTCAGCATTGCCGACCTGCTGTACATCTGCACGCTACCGCTGTGGGTCGACTACTTCCTGCACCACGACAACTGGATCCACGGCCCTGGCTCCTGCAAGCTTTTCGGGTTCATCTTCTATACCAACATCTACATCAGCATCGCCTTCCTCTGCTGCATCTCAGTGGATCGCTACCTGGCCGTGGCCCACCCACTACGGTTCGCCCGCCTGCGCCGGGTTAAGACAGCCGTGGCCGTGAGCTCCGTGGTCTGGGCCACAGAGCTGGGCGCCAACTCGGCACCCCTGTTCCATGATGAGCTCTTCCGCGATCGCTACAACCATACCTTCTGCTTTGAGAAGTTCCCCATGGAGGGCTGGGTGGCCTGGATGAATCTCTACCGGGTCTTTGTGGGCTTCCTGTTTCCATGGGCCCTCATGCTGCTGTCCTACCGGGGGATCCTGCGGGCTGTGCGGGGTAGCGTGTCCACCGAGCGCCAGGAGAAGGCCAAGATCAAGCGGCTGGCCCTGAGCCTCATTGCCATCGTGCTGTTCTGCTTTGCGCCCTACCACGTGCTCCTGCTTTCCCGCAGTGCTGTCTACCTGGGCCGCCCCTGGGACTGTGGCTTTGAGGAGAGTGTCTTCTCCGCGTACCACAGCTCGCTGGCCTTCACCAGTCTCAACTGTGTGGCTGACCCCATCCTTTACTGCCTCGTCAACGAGGGTGCTCGCAGTGACGTGGCCAAGGCCCTACACCACCTGCTGCACTTCCTGGCTAGTGACAAGCCCCAGGAGATGGCCAACGCCTCTATTACCCTGGATACCCCTCTCACTTCCAAGAGGAACAGCACTGCCAAGGCCGTGGTAGCTGGCTGGGTGGCAGCTCCGCCCTCGCAGGAGGATCAGGTGCAGCTGAAGATGCTGCCACTGGCACAATGA